From Apium graveolens cultivar Ventura chromosome 9, ASM990537v1, whole genome shotgun sequence, the proteins below share one genomic window:
- the LOC141684099 gene encoding protein PHLOEM PROTEIN 2-LIKE A10-like — protein sequence MDMRIVKKGLDYTRKRKKWVYLLGALGFSGYGAYRAYNLPTVVRRRERLLTVLGAFGSLAQAVADFAEAIGIVSKDFTEFVKSDSDQVPNTLRQISKLTMSQEFTAPVTGITRAIAVGILRGYRSEQAKNVDNSVGSGNSTLADQVFDKLFSKAGSGFASVVVGSFARNMVIALSDSYGDKLNDSSDLASSSVPRWVEVACDDKFRNLMADSIQLFVSTAVAAYLEKTMDINTYDDFFTGLTNPKHETQVRETLATICNGAVETFVRTSHQVLTSANSNSAMDLRVGHRRIKQKLDREESPLTEYPDNESVDENQDSGWVNKMYSTLAVPSNRRFVLDMTGRVTFETVRSFLNFLLEKLSDGVRSNLNGAHEEVIDKGFEAYRYVTAKSSTIVTICLSLCLHILDGPWILVRT from the coding sequence ATGGATATGCGAATTGTTAAAAAAGGTCTGGATTATACGCGAAAAAGAAAGAAGTGGGTTTATTTACTTGGAGCTTTGGGTTTTTCTGGTTATGGCGCATATAGAGCTTATAATCTACCTACTGTTGTTAGGAGGAGGGAAAGGTTGTTGACAGTTTTGGGTGCTTTTGGTTCTCTAGCTCAAGCAGTGGCCGATTTTGCCGAGGCGATTGGGATTGTTTCTAAAGATTTTACTGAATTTGTCAAATCTGATTCTGATCAAGTTCCAAACACTTTGAGGCAAATTTCTAAGCTTACAATGTCCCAGGAATTTACAGCACCTGTCACTGGGATCACGAGGGCTATAGCTGTTGGAATTCTCAGGGGATATCGATCTGAGCAGGCTAAGAATGTGGATAATTCAGTTGGAAGTGGCAATTCAACTTTGGCTGACCAGGTTTTTGATAAGCTTTTCTCCAAAGCTGGGTCTGGTTTTGCTTCTGTTGTTGTTGGGAGTTTCGCTCGCAACATGGTCATTGCTTTATCTGATAGTTATGGAGATAAACTGAATGATAGTTCTGATTTGGCATCTAGTAGTGTTCCAAGATGGGTTGAAGTTGCGTGTGATGACAAGTTCAGGAATCTGATGGCGGATTCTATCCAGTTATTTGTGAGCACTGCAGTGGCTGCTTATCTTGAAAAAACCATGGACATCAACACCTACGATGACTTCTTTACAGGATTGACTAATCCAAAGCACGAAACTCAAGTCAGGGAGACACTAGCAACAATTTGTAATGGTGCAGTGGAAACCTTTGTTAGAACATCTCACCAGGTCTTAACAAGTGCTAATTCCAATTCAGCTATGGATCTTAGAGTTGGCCATCGTAGAATAAAGCAAAAGCTTGACAGGGAAGAATCACCACTAACTGAATATCCAGATAATGAATCAGTCGATGAGAATCAGGATTCTGGATGGGTGAATAAGATGTATTCAACTTTGGCAGTACCGAGCAATAGGAGGTTCGTTCTTGATATGACTGGAAGGGTAACTTTTGAAACAGTTCGATCATTTCTGAATTTTTTGCTGGAAAAGCTGTCCGACGGTGTGAGAAGTAATCTGAATGGTGCCCATGAGGAGGTAATCGATAAGGGATTTGAGGCTTATAGATATGTTACCGCCAAGTCTTCTACTATTGTCACTATATGTCTCTCTTTGTGCTTGCATATATTAGATGGTCCGTGGATTTTAGTCCGAACCTAA